A DNA window from Arachis duranensis cultivar V14167 chromosome 3, aradu.V14167.gnm2.J7QH, whole genome shotgun sequence contains the following coding sequences:
- the LOC107477866 gene encoding uncharacterized protein LOC107477866, which produces MSNPTKNAECSPEVAFSNIIFASGSPFRDVDLGHRGSDGLHGYVPSLDHVVADVELDKLRKTFELIEAENVYLNKSIERMDKELHEAKDTSFHLSHQIENSENLVKKKEVELLAMEKRLKASETLNIGFYRAIKELKMEQEESRMIKEDMDRKV; this is translated from the exons ATGTCAAATCCAACAAAGAATG CTGAATGCAGCCCTGAAGTAGCATTCTCCAACATTATTTTTGCAAGTGGAAGTCCATTCAGGGATGTGGATCTTG GTCATAGAGGGAGTGATGGATTGCATGGGTATGTaccatctcttgatcatgtgGTTGCAGACGTA GAGCTTGACAAGTTGAGGAAAACGTTCGAGTTGATAGAAGCAGAGAATGTTTATCTGAATAAGTCAATTGAGAGAATGGACAAAGAGTTGCATGAAGCCAAAGACACAAGTTTCCATTTAAGTCATCAAATTGAAAACTCAGAAAATCTGGTTAAGAAGAAAGAAGTAGAACTGTTAGCAATGGAGAAAAGGCTAAAGGCATCAGAGACATTAAACATCGGGTTCTACAGAGCTATTAAGGAGCTGAAGATGGAACAAGAAGAATCAAGAATGATCAAAGAAGATATGGACAGAAAG GTGTGA